A genomic segment from Glycine soja cultivar W05 chromosome 20, ASM419377v2, whole genome shotgun sequence encodes:
- the LOC114402990 gene encoding agamous-like MADS-box protein AGL30, with the protein MGRVKLKIKRLENTNGRQATYAKRRNGIMKKAAELSILCDIDIILLMFAPNGKPSLCRGRCSNFEEVITKFGQLTPQERTKRKLETLEALKKTFKKLDHDVNVQEFFGTSSQTIEDLSNQAKLLQTQIFGTHKRLSHWTEFDKISSVDQLGRMENSLRESLDQIRTRKENVKKQQQLVSLQCNNQLNEMNIPFRMTAQQQLQPLSWIVNDNGQNIVLPEDSNMFLHKDVEGSVSSSFRSYDNYFGSSIKTDMSSSTQENGVLSDMSNIAPMRLQLNGQFPCLQYNFNLLNNLKFQPSVEINPHENHVDYHVNEGFEAPRSSYDSNNHHGWASTSGSCGIIMFEEQLYAQASFTKVNIGFT; encoded by the exons ATGGGCAGGGTAAAGCTAAAGATAAAGAGGTTGGAGAACACCAATGGCCGCCAAGCAACATATGCCAAAAGAAGAAATGGAATTATGAAAAAAGCTGCTGAGTTATCTATACTATGTGATATAGATATTATACTCCTCATGTTCGCACCAAATGGAAAGCCATCATTATGTAGGGGGAGGTGCAG TAACTTTGAGGAGGTTATTACCAAATTTGGTCAACTAACTCCCCAGGAAAGGACAAAAAG GAAATTAGAGACTCTTGAG GCATTGAAGAAAACATTTAAGAAGTTAGATCATGATGTAAATGTACAAGAATTTTTTGGTACAAG TAGTCAAACTATTGAG GATTTGAGTAATCAAGCCAAGCTATTACAAACTCAAATTTTTGGAACTCATAAGAGATTAAg TCATTGGAcagaatttgataaaataagcAGTGTGGATCAACTAGGACGGATGGAAAATTCGCTCAGGGAGTCACTTGATCAAATTCGAACCCGTAAG GAAAATGTAAAAAAGCAGCAACAACTTGTTTCACTGCAATGCAATAAccag TTGAATGAGATGAATATTCCCTTCAGAATGACTGCACAACAACAACTCCAACCTCTATCATGGATTGTCAATGACAACGGCCAAAATATAGTTTTACCTGAAGACTCAAACATGTTTCTCCACAA AGATGTAGAGGGATCTGTAAGTTCATCTTTTAGGAGTTATGACAATTATTTTGGCTCAAGTATCAAAACTGATATGTCAAGCTCAACACAAGAAAATGGGGTCCTTAGTGACATGAGCAATATTGCCCCTATGAGACTCCAATTGAATGGGCAGTTTCCATGTCTtcaatacaattttaatttactaaacaATTTGAAGTTTCAACCAAGTGTAGAGATTAACCCACATGAAAATCATGTAGATTATCATGTGAATGAAGGCTTTGAAGCACCTAGATCGAGTTATGATTCTAACAATCACCATGGTTGGGCTTCCACATCAGGGTCTTGtggtattattatgtttgaAGAGCAATTATATGCCCAGGCAAGCTTCACTAAAGTGAACATTGGCTTCACATAA